The following coding sequences are from one Formosa haliotis window:
- a CDS encoding phytoene desaturase family protein, translated as MIKKKIVIIGSGFSSLAASCYLAKAGFDVTVLEKNATIGGRARQLKKEGFVFDIGPTFYWMPDVFESFFNDFNTKPSDFYRLEKLNPAYKIYFDTHDAISIENEFDKIKATFESIEPGSSKALQGFIDNAESHYNIAIKDLVYNPGENLMEIVNLKTITKINGFLTTIKKQVSRYVTHKNLQKVLEFPVLFLGAKPSNTPSFYNFMNYADFKLGTWHPLGGMYQVVKAIEDLALSLGVKIETNRAVTKINLDGKRVKSISTENQEYSCDILLSGADYHHTETLLPEKFRQYSEAYWNKKTFAPSALLFFVGFDKKIEKVSHHTLFFDTDFETHAETIYDTKTWPDKPLFYASFPSKTDAVAAPEGKEAGIFLVPIAPDLEDTPQVREHYFKTLIDRLENIVGVEVKSHILFKESYCVNDFKEDYSSYKGNAYGLANTLTQTHVLRPKLKSKKVDNLYFCGQLTVPGPGVPPSLISGKIVSDLILKYT; from the coding sequence ATGATAAAAAAGAAGATTGTAATAATAGGTTCGGGATTTTCATCTTTAGCAGCGAGTTGTTATCTGGCTAAGGCAGGCTTCGATGTGACTGTTCTAGAAAAGAATGCTACTATTGGCGGACGAGCAAGACAGCTAAAAAAAGAAGGGTTTGTGTTCGATATTGGTCCGACGTTTTATTGGATGCCAGATGTTTTTGAGTCCTTCTTTAATGATTTCAATACCAAACCTTCAGATTTTTACAGATTAGAAAAATTAAATCCTGCCTACAAAATTTATTTCGATACCCATGATGCTATTAGTATTGAAAATGAATTTGATAAGATAAAAGCCACTTTCGAGAGTATAGAGCCGGGAAGTAGTAAAGCTTTACAAGGGTTTATAGACAATGCAGAATCGCATTATAATATTGCCATAAAAGATTTGGTGTATAACCCAGGAGAAAACCTAATGGAAATTGTGAACTTAAAAACCATAACCAAAATTAATGGATTTTTAACCACGATAAAAAAGCAAGTTTCCCGTTATGTTACGCATAAAAATCTTCAAAAAGTATTAGAATTTCCCGTTCTGTTTTTAGGAGCTAAACCTAGCAATACTCCCTCGTTTTATAATTTCATGAATTATGCCGATTTTAAACTAGGCACTTGGCATCCGTTAGGTGGTATGTATCAGGTGGTAAAAGCCATCGAAGATTTAGCACTTAGCTTGGGCGTAAAGATTGAAACCAATAGGGCAGTTACTAAGATTAATCTAGACGGAAAAAGAGTTAAATCTATTTCTACTGAAAACCAAGAGTATAGTTGCGATATCCTATTAAGCGGTGCCGATTATCACCATACAGAAACTTTATTACCAGAGAAATTTAGACAATATTCTGAAGCGTATTGGAATAAAAAAACATTCGCACCTTCGGCTTTATTATTCTTTGTAGGGTTCGATAAAAAAATAGAGAAGGTTTCGCATCATACCTTGTTTTTCGATACCGATTTTGAGACACATGCAGAAACCATTTACGACACCAAAACATGGCCAGATAAACCTTTGTTTTATGCCAGTTTTCCTAGTAAAACAGATGCAGTTGCGGCTCCCGAAGGTAAAGAGGCAGGCATTTTTTTAGTGCCTATAGCACCCGATTTAGAAGATACTCCACAAGTACGCGAACACTATTTTAAAACCTTAATAGATCGTTTAGAGAACATCGTTGGTGTAGAAGTTAAATCGCATATCCTGTTTAAAGAATCGTATTGTGTAAATGATTTCAAAGAAGACTATAGCTCCTATAAAGGGAATGCCTATGGTTTGGCAAATACCTTAACACAAACCCATGTGTTACGACCAAAATTAAAAAGTAAAAAAGTAGATAATTTATATTTCTGCGGACAATTAACTGTACCTGGACCTGGCGTACCACCGTCTTTAATTTCAGGTAAAATTGTCAGCGATTTAATCTTAAAATACACCTAG
- a CDS encoding phytoene/squalene synthase family protein: MKALFDTSSLKCSKIVTQEYSTSFSWGIRLFAPSIRPAIYAIYGFVRYADEIVDSFNNYNQEELFHEFVADYHKAIERKISLNPILHAFQEVVLKYDLQDFVEDFLKRMEYDLNVSDYTTEEAYKNYIYGSADVVGLMCLRVFVNNDEAQFNHLKTSAKYLGSAFQKVNFLRDIKDDTEILGRSYFPNVNTNGLSNVAKEDIIKDIQFDFTEAYKGIVQLPIESRLGVYLAYKYYMKLLHKLERMDSKRLLYERIRISNPLKLVILTKAYIRFKLNVI; the protein is encoded by the coding sequence ATGAAAGCATTATTCGATACTTCTAGTTTAAAATGTAGTAAGATTGTAACTCAAGAATATAGCACGTCGTTTTCTTGGGGAATCAGACTTTTTGCACCTTCTATTCGTCCTGCGATTTATGCCATTTATGGTTTTGTACGCTATGCCGACGAGATTGTAGATTCTTTTAACAACTATAATCAGGAGGAATTATTTCATGAATTTGTTGCCGATTATCACAAAGCTATAGAGCGCAAAATAAGTTTAAATCCTATTTTACATGCCTTTCAAGAGGTGGTTTTAAAATATGATTTGCAAGATTTTGTTGAAGATTTTCTGAAACGGATGGAATACGATTTAAATGTAAGCGACTATACTACCGAAGAAGCTTATAAAAACTACATTTATGGTTCTGCCGATGTGGTAGGCCTTATGTGTTTACGAGTGTTTGTTAATAACGACGAAGCGCAATTCAATCATTTAAAAACCTCTGCAAAATATTTGGGTTCGGCCTTTCAAAAGGTTAACTTTTTAAGAGATATTAAAGATGATACCGAAATTTTAGGACGTTCGTATTTTCCAAATGTCAATACAAACGGATTGAGCAATGTAGCCAAAGAAGATATAATTAAAGATATACAATTCGATTTTACTGAAGCTTATAAGGGCATTGTGCAATTACCAATCGAGAGTAGGTTAGGGGTGTATTTGGCTTATAAGTATTATATGAAATTATTGCATAAATTAGAGCGAATGGATTCTAAACGCTTACTATATGAACGTATTCGAATTTCGAATCCTTTAAAACTCGTAATTTTAACCAAAGCCTATATCCGATTTAAACTCAATGTTATATAA
- a CDS encoding sterol desaturase family protein, translating into MQIVMYIAVTIATFLVMECITWLTHKYVMHGFLWYLHADHHEPKYPHVFEKNDAFFVIFAIPSIALFYFGVHPELNVLFFIGLGILCYGIAYFLVHDVLIHQRFKWFKNVKNKYLIGLRKAHKVHHKHLDKEDGECFGMLFVPKKYHKTYKK; encoded by the coding sequence ATGCAAATTGTAATGTACATAGCAGTTACTATAGCGACATTTTTAGTCATGGAATGTATTACCTGGTTAACCCATAAATATGTTATGCACGGTTTTTTATGGTATTTACATGCCGATCATCACGAACCGAAATACCCACACGTATTCGAGAAAAATGATGCCTTCTTTGTTATTTTTGCAATTCCTAGTATTGCTCTATTTTATTTTGGAGTTCATCCCGAATTAAATGTTCTATTCTTTATTGGTTTAGGAATTTTATGTTATGGGATTGCTTATTTTTTGGTTCACGATGTGCTTATTCATCAGCGTTTTAAATGGTTTAAAAATGTGAAAAACAAGTATTTAATTGGCTTGCGGAAGGCTCATAAAGTACACCATAAACATTTAGATAAAGAAGATGGGGAATGTTTTGGGATGTTATTTGTACCCAAGAAATATCATAAAACCTATAAAAAGTAA
- a CDS encoding lycopene cyclase domain-containing protein has translation MQSYTYLLIDLACICIPFLASFYPKHAFFKQWKSFFKANVLVSIAFLIWDYYFTEMGIWGFNPDYLLGLYIGNLPVEELLFFICIPFACVFTFFALKFLIKTSPFFKSQRYITLVFISVFSLLAILHYHKWYTFTACGFTALYLMFLKWKQVDLSFHYLTYFLILPFFF, from the coding sequence ATGCAGTCTTATACCTATTTGCTCATCGATTTGGCTTGCATTTGTATTCCCTTCTTAGCTAGTTTTTACCCTAAGCATGCCTTTTTTAAGCAATGGAAATCGTTTTTTAAAGCAAATGTTTTAGTATCGATAGCCTTTCTGATTTGGGACTATTACTTCACCGAAATGGGCATTTGGGGGTTTAACCCGGATTACCTTTTAGGGCTCTATATAGGAAATTTACCTGTAGAAGAACTTCTGTTCTTTATCTGTATTCCGTTTGCTTGTGTATTCACTTTTTTTGCTCTAAAATTCTTAATTAAAACATCACCTTTTTTTAAGTCGCAACGGTATATCACACTCGTATTTATTAGTGTGTTTAGTCTTTTAGCTATATTACATTACCATAAATGGTACACGTTTACAGCTTGCGGTTTTACAGCGTTGTATTTAATGTTTTTAAAATGGAAACAAGTCGATTTAAGTTTTCATTACCTTACTTATTTCTTGATTCTTCCTTTTTTCTTTTGA
- a CDS encoding lycopene cyclase domain-containing protein: METSRFKFSLPYLFLDSSFFLLSNGLLTGSFLEAPIVWYNDAENLGFRLFTIPIEDSIYGLLLIFLNIEGFRYFQTKLN, translated from the coding sequence ATGGAAACAAGTCGATTTAAGTTTTCATTACCTTACTTATTTCTTGATTCTTCCTTTTTTCTTTTGAGTAATGGTTTGTTAACAGGATCCTTTTTAGAGGCTCCCATTGTGTGGTATAACGATGCCGAAAATTTAGGGTTTAGACTGTTTACCATTCCCATAGAAGATAGCATTTACGGCCTGTTACTCATTTTTTTAAATATTGAAGGCTTTAGATATTTTCAAACAAAGTTGAATTAA